In one window of Methanosarcina vacuolata Z-761 DNA:
- a CDS encoding PadR family transcriptional regulator gives MSRNKYGRHIPAFILLFLAKEPAYGSLLLNKMEEELPFNLIDGPSLYRSLQDLEKEGAVESYWDTSEPGPAKKWYRISPKGMEKLEEFRQDIEMRKKNLEYFLNAFRKL, from the coding sequence ATGTCCAGAAACAAATACGGGCGACATATCCCTGCATTTATATTACTGTTCCTTGCAAAGGAACCCGCCTACGGATCTCTCTTGCTCAACAAAATGGAAGAAGAGCTGCCTTTCAATCTAATCGATGGGCCTTCCCTTTATAGGTCTCTTCAGGATCTGGAAAAAGAAGGGGCTGTTGAGTCCTACTGGGACACATCAGAACCCGGGCCTGCTAAAAAGTGGTATAGGATAAGCCCGAAAGGGATGGAAAAACTGGAGGAGTTCCGGCAGGACATAGAAATGAGAAAGAAAAACCTGGAATATTTCCTCAACGCATTCAGGAAACTGTGA
- a CDS encoding calcium-translocating P-type ATPase, SERCA-type, whose translation MYYDQEINSVFEEFGVSEAGLSSEEAEKRLEEYGENELKEKEKVSVLNLFVSQFKSILIIILITASIVSALLGEFVDAIVIIFTVFLAGILSFVQEYRAEKAIELLRSLTSPEATVIRDGVENKIPSKNLVPGDLILIQTGDRIPADARIIKGFNLKTDESSLTGESVPVQKSIEALPSETPEADRTNMVYTGTAVAYGRGSAIVTATGMNTAFGELAGLLGTIERSRTPLQESLDKFGRWIGTATLVIVAFVAMLGVFYGFPLLDMFLWGVALAVAAIPEALPAVVTVGLGLGVRRMVKRHALVRKLPSIETLGATNVICSDKTGTLTQNKMTVEKICVNKQVLKVTGAGYSPEGEFFKGDEKVSTDDPHLQILLLGAVLCNDAGLFKKSDKWEIKGDPTEAALVVVAAKSGFHKVELDQKYPRLGEIPFSSERKRMTTFNKLEADSGSLPVKGLTAFSKGAPEVILGSCTKIFLDGEIKSLSSEMKQLIEGKIKEMADQALRVMALSFRLLDEELDIEKSSSKDPPSERIEEDMVFSGLMGMRDPPREEVKVAIQKCEDAGIKTVMITGDHKITASAIAKELGILKENDLTLTGSELDNLGDAEFEDKVERVSVYARVYPIHKLRVIDALKKKGYVVAMTGDGVNDAPALKAADMGIAMGITGTDVSKEASSMILTDDNFASIVAAVEEGRNIFKNIRNFITYGLSAHIGEVLIVLISILGWQILPLIAVQILWINLITDGLPPMALSVEPPDNGIMKQKPRNVEEGLITRREISASLGIGGLIALQALLVLNWALDRNFSIEKLQTLIFTLVVFSEMFNAFNWRSDRYSIFSLGLFTNKPLVYAVLTTIVLQLVVIYVPFFQTAFRTVPLSLFEWGVVLSLASTTLISMELVKYFSGKSSQKKN comes from the coding sequence GTGTATTACGACCAGGAAATAAACTCCGTTTTTGAAGAGTTTGGAGTCTCAGAAGCAGGTTTGAGTTCTGAGGAAGCCGAAAAAAGGCTTGAGGAGTATGGTGAAAATGAGCTTAAAGAAAAAGAAAAAGTTTCGGTCCTGAACCTCTTTGTCTCACAGTTCAAAAGTATCTTGATCATTATTTTGATAACGGCCTCTATTGTTTCGGCTCTTCTCGGGGAGTTCGTTGATGCAATAGTCATTATTTTTACGGTATTTCTTGCAGGTATTCTCAGCTTTGTGCAGGAATATCGAGCCGAAAAAGCAATTGAGCTTCTAAGGTCCCTTACCTCGCCGGAAGCGACTGTTATAAGGGACGGGGTTGAAAATAAAATTCCCTCAAAGAATCTCGTTCCTGGAGATCTTATCCTTATTCAGACCGGAGACCGCATTCCAGCCGATGCCAGGATAATCAAAGGGTTCAATCTTAAAACTGACGAGTCCTCCCTTACAGGAGAATCCGTGCCGGTTCAGAAAAGCATCGAAGCCCTTCCTTCCGAAACTCCTGAAGCTGACCGGACAAACATGGTCTACACAGGAACTGCAGTTGCTTACGGAAGAGGCAGTGCGATTGTTACTGCAACCGGAATGAATACGGCTTTTGGGGAACTTGCCGGGCTTCTGGGGACAATAGAGAGGTCCAGGACGCCTTTACAGGAAAGCCTTGACAAGTTCGGCAGATGGATTGGTACTGCGACTCTTGTAATTGTAGCTTTTGTTGCAATGCTTGGGGTTTTTTACGGATTTCCTCTCCTTGATATGTTTTTATGGGGTGTTGCTCTTGCAGTTGCTGCTATCCCTGAAGCTCTCCCTGCAGTTGTTACAGTAGGGCTTGGGCTCGGGGTGAGGCGTATGGTCAAAAGGCACGCCCTTGTAAGAAAACTGCCATCCATAGAAACGCTTGGAGCCACAAATGTTATCTGTTCGGATAAGACAGGCACGCTTACACAGAACAAAATGACAGTTGAAAAAATTTGTGTCAATAAGCAGGTTTTGAAAGTTACTGGAGCAGGATATTCTCCTGAAGGAGAGTTCTTTAAGGGAGATGAAAAAGTTTCTACAGATGATCCCCATCTTCAGATTCTCTTGCTGGGAGCTGTTCTCTGTAACGATGCTGGTCTTTTTAAGAAAAGTGATAAATGGGAGATCAAAGGAGACCCTACGGAGGCAGCTCTTGTGGTTGTTGCTGCAAAGTCAGGGTTTCATAAAGTTGAGCTTGATCAAAAATATCCTCGCCTTGGAGAAATACCCTTTTCCTCTGAAAGAAAAAGAATGACTACCTTCAATAAACTGGAAGCCGATTCTGGCAGCTTACCTGTAAAAGGACTTACTGCTTTCTCAAAGGGAGCTCCTGAAGTGATTCTTGGCTCATGTACGAAGATTTTTCTTGACGGTGAAATCAAATCCTTATCTTCCGAAATGAAGCAGTTGATTGAAGGAAAAATTAAGGAAATGGCTGATCAGGCCCTCAGGGTCATGGCTCTTTCATTTCGTCTTCTGGATGAGGAACTCGATATCGAAAAATCTTCTTCAAAAGATCCCCCTTCAGAGAGAATAGAAGAAGATATGGTCTTTTCAGGTTTAATGGGCATGAGAGATCCCCCAAGAGAGGAAGTAAAGGTTGCAATCCAGAAATGTGAAGATGCAGGCATTAAAACCGTAATGATAACAGGAGACCATAAGATTACGGCGTCTGCAATTGCAAAGGAACTGGGGATTTTAAAGGAAAACGATCTTACTCTTACAGGCTCGGAGCTTGATAATCTTGGGGATGCCGAGTTCGAAGACAAGGTCGAGAGGGTTTCGGTTTATGCCAGGGTATATCCTATCCATAAGTTGAGAGTAATAGACGCCCTCAAGAAAAAGGGCTATGTCGTAGCAATGACCGGGGACGGGGTAAACGATGCTCCTGCCCTTAAAGCTGCAGATATGGGAATAGCTATGGGGATTACTGGCACGGATGTCAGCAAAGAAGCCTCAAGCATGATCCTTACGGATGATAATTTTGCGTCGATTGTTGCAGCGGTTGAGGAAGGACGAAATATATTCAAAAATATTAGAAACTTCATCACTTACGGGCTCTCAGCCCATATCGGTGAGGTTCTCATAGTTCTCATTTCTATCCTGGGATGGCAAATCCTGCCTCTTATTGCTGTTCAGATCCTCTGGATTAACCTGATTACGGACGGGCTTCCTCCTATGGCTCTATCAGTTGAGCCTCCTGACAATGGTATTATGAAACAGAAGCCAAGAAACGTTGAGGAAGGGCTCATCACCCGTCGGGAAATCTCAGCCAGTCTGGGAATTGGAGGGTTGATTGCGCTTCAGGCTCTTCTCGTTTTAAACTGGGCTCTTGACAGAAATTTCTCTATTGAGAAACTCCAGACCCTGATCTTTACGCTGGTAGTTTTCTCAGAGATGTTTAACGCCTTTAACTGGCGGTCTGACCGATACTCGATCTTTTCCCTGGGGCTTTTTACAAACAAACCTCTGGTTTATGCAGTCCTGACAACAATAGTTCTGCAACTCGTGGTAATTTATGTTCCTTTTTTCCAGACTGCTTTTCGGACCGTTCCACTTTCTCTCTTTGAATGGGGAGTGGTGCTGTCTCTTGCCTCTACCACGCTGATCTCAATGGAACTCGTAAAATATTTCTCAGGGAAAAGTTCTCAGAAAAAAAATTAA
- a CDS encoding winged helix-turn-helix transcriptional regulator, with the protein MEMRITHLKSMRIIELQKKLIFCLLFFSFVLLISTSEAHEYIVQPISSDQVGVPINGEEVTELEVTEISYWQFLLWLGMMYILATVDLFYPKKLFFSIVGYRIVNPGNVLENSSRFRVYRYIKTKPGAYIGEIVEQVGLDREIVKYHIKTLKANKKIESYKDGVKTRYFENLLVYNEDEKKVISVLQNLTNQKIIIEIINGNCNTNVALAQEFGVSRPTISWYMKNLKENDLIIEIKEGRSIIYKINPIYKPHIEKYIRQLQDSYINTYT; encoded by the coding sequence ATGGAAATGAGGATTACACATTTAAAGTCTATGCGCATCATTGAGCTTCAAAAAAAGCTCATCTTCTGTTTATTATTTTTTTCATTTGTTCTTTTAATATCAACATCTGAGGCTCATGAGTATATAGTACAACCCATTTCAAGCGACCAGGTAGGAGTCCCAATTAACGGAGAAGAAGTAACAGAGCTTGAGGTCACTGAAATATCCTACTGGCAGTTTCTGTTATGGCTTGGTATGATGTATATTTTAGCCACAGTTGACCTTTTCTACCCTAAGAAACTTTTTTTCTCAATAGTTGGATATCGAATTGTAAATCCTGGGAATGTACTTGAAAATTCCAGCCGTTTTAGAGTTTATAGATATATAAAAACCAAACCTGGAGCATATATTGGTGAAATTGTAGAACAGGTTGGTTTAGATAGAGAAATAGTAAAATATCACATTAAAACCCTTAAAGCTAATAAAAAGATTGAATCCTATAAAGACGGTGTGAAGACAAGGTATTTTGAAAACCTTCTTGTTTACAATGAGGATGAAAAAAAAGTTATTTCTGTTCTTCAAAACTTAACTAACCAAAAAATAATTATAGAGATAATAAATGGAAATTGTAACACTAATGTAGCTCTTGCACAAGAATTTGGAGTTTCCAGGCCAACAATTAGCTGGTATATGAAGAATCTCAAAGAAAATGACCTTATAATAGAGATAAAAGAAGGAAGAAGCATAATCTACAAAATAAATCCTATATATAAACCCCATATTGAAAAATATATCCGGCAGTTGCAGGACTCTTACATTAACACGTATACGTAA
- a CDS encoding aldehyde dehydrogenase family protein: MKMQIGGKAVDACSGEFFDIINPATGELIDRVPKGTEDDAAIAVESASSAFNGWASTSPQQRARILYTASGIVRQRQDELAFLLTREQGKPLAESKNEIEGFAHVLEYYCGLASSFHGDFVPVHQNGYAFTVKKPLGVCTAIIPWNMPALIMAWKIGPALISGNTLVLKPASNTPLTNLTLASILSEAGLPPGVLNIVTGPGEVVGESLVKSPKVKKISFTGEARTGKRIAELAAGGMKRVTLELGGSDPMLVCDDADLEAAVAGALRGRFYNCGQACTAVKRLFVFESVAERFIKKLEAGVRNLRVGNGLHENVDMGPLNNRRQWEYIKELVADVEEKDEGRIITGGRVPEVSTCSKGYFFEPTLIVDVPRESRLLKEEVFGPVLPVGQVKDLDEAIEESNNTCYGLGASIWTKNLDKARAGCEQLNAGIVWLNQHLKVAPEVPFGGTKESGIGRENGPDALSEYLDLKTIMLKI, encoded by the coding sequence ATGAAAATGCAGATTGGCGGAAAAGCTGTGGACGCCTGCAGCGGCGAATTTTTTGATATCATAAACCCGGCAACAGGTGAACTTATTGACCGGGTCCCAAAAGGCACTGAAGATGATGCGGCAATAGCCGTTGAGTCGGCATCGTCAGCTTTTAATGGCTGGGCTTCCACGTCTCCACAGCAAAGAGCCAGGATTCTTTACACAGCTTCGGGAATTGTAAGACAGAGACAGGATGAACTTGCCTTCCTGCTTACTCGGGAACAGGGTAAACCTCTTGCCGAATCTAAAAACGAGATAGAAGGTTTTGCACATGTCCTTGAGTATTATTGCGGGCTTGCAAGCAGTTTTCACGGAGATTTTGTTCCAGTTCATCAAAATGGATACGCTTTTACTGTAAAGAAGCCTCTAGGAGTCTGTACAGCCATAATTCCCTGGAATATGCCTGCACTTATTATGGCATGGAAAATAGGCCCTGCTCTGATCTCAGGAAATACACTTGTCCTGAAACCTGCAAGCAATACCCCTCTTACTAACCTTACCCTGGCTTCTATCCTCAGCGAGGCAGGGCTTCCTCCAGGTGTGCTCAATATCGTTACAGGCCCTGGTGAGGTTGTGGGAGAAAGCCTGGTTAAGAGCCCGAAGGTTAAAAAAATCTCCTTTACCGGAGAAGCGAGAACAGGGAAACGTATAGCCGAACTTGCAGCCGGCGGGATGAAAAGAGTAACCCTTGAGCTAGGGGGAAGTGATCCCATGCTGGTCTGTGATGATGCTGACCTTGAAGCTGCAGTCGCAGGAGCCTTAAGGGGAAGATTTTACAATTGTGGGCAGGCCTGTACTGCTGTAAAGAGGCTTTTTGTTTTTGAATCCGTAGCAGAAAGATTCATAAAAAAGCTTGAAGCAGGCGTCCGAAATTTAAGGGTTGGAAACGGGCTGCATGAAAACGTTGATATGGGACCCCTTAACAACCGCAGGCAATGGGAATATATAAAAGAGCTTGTCGCAGACGTCGAAGAAAAGGATGAGGGCAGGATAATTACAGGAGGCAGAGTTCCAGAAGTTAGCACCTGCAGTAAGGGATATTTTTTCGAGCCTACGCTTATTGTAGATGTTCCCAGGGAATCCAGGCTTCTGAAAGAAGAAGTATTCGGCCCTGTCCTGCCTGTAGGCCAGGTAAAAGACCTTGATGAAGCAATTGAAGAATCCAATAACACCTGCTATGGGCTTGGCGCCTCTATATGGACAAAAAACCTAGATAAAGCTCGTGCAGGATGCGAACAGTTGAATGCAGGAATTGTCTGGCTTAATCAGCACCTTAAGGTTGCTCCTGAAGTTCCTTTTGGGGGTACCAAGGAGAGTGGGATTGGAAGAGAAAACGGGCCTGATGCTCTTTCTGAATATCTTGATCTGAAAACAATAATGCTAAAAATCTAA
- a CDS encoding pyrimidine dimer DNA glycosylase/endonuclease V, which translates to MRIWDIPPEKMCRQHLLGEHRELHALWSIITNNKKAYAHHPETLRWKGKLKALYLRHEALVREMTERGYKHHTPLDPALATGKAVQDEFVDSYDKQVQILKERGCECRV; encoded by the coding sequence ATGAGAATCTGGGACATACCTCCTGAGAAAATGTGCAGGCAGCACCTTCTAGGGGAACACCGTGAGTTACATGCTCTATGGTCTATAATCACCAATAACAAGAAAGCTTATGCCCACCACCCCGAGACCCTTCGATGGAAAGGAAAGCTAAAAGCTCTTTATCTGCGGCACGAAGCGCTTGTCAGGGAAATGACTGAAAGGGGTTATAAACATCATACCCCTCTTGATCCTGCTCTTGCTACAGGAAAAGCTGTGCAGGATGAGTTTGTAGATTCCTATGACAAACAGGTTCAGATCCTGAAAGAAAGAGGGTGCGAGTGCAGGGTATGA
- a CDS encoding MarR family winged helix-turn-helix transcriptional regulator: MVLYIKDGISQEILAKTLKVSKATSTRSIKSLEKEGYVYRQRDKNDLRAYRVYLTEEGKEVRKVILEKLVFFADMLLSDFTLEERELLRRLIRKASFKFHESEFKLLIFDRLIDE, from the coding sequence ATGGTTTTATACATCAAGGATGGCATATCGCAGGAAATTCTTGCAAAAACGCTTAAAGTTAGCAAAGCAACAAGTACAAGATCGATCAAGAGCCTGGAAAAAGAAGGTTACGTGTACAGACAAAGAGATAAAAATGACCTTCGGGCTTACAGGGTTTATCTAACTGAAGAAGGAAAGGAAGTAAGAAAGGTGATTCTGGAAAAATTGGTTTTTTTTGCCGATATGCTCCTTTCGGATTTCACACTTGAAGAAAGAGAACTTCTCAGGCGGTTGATTCGTAAGGCTTCATTTAAATTTCATGAATCGGAATTCAAGCTCCTTATTTTTGACAGGCTGATCGATGAATAA
- a CDS encoding MFS transporter yields the protein MNSKKSRLWTNDFVVIFVENFIAALSFYLLMIVISGYAMGKFNSSPGEAGFSASIFIIGGLIARLFVGKWIGQLGHKKTLYAGVILSLIMTLLYFRINNIFLLFTVRFLHGMGFGITTTATATIVANIIPMERKGEGIAYFGLSQILATAIGPFLGMFISQHGSFVMIFATCAVASAISLVILPFLSPLHKMELTKEQLEKMKGFKFNNFFEPSVIPISVVCMFIFSCYSSVVSFLEVYSKEIHLVYAASFFFIVYAAVILVSRPIIGRLFDSKGENAIMYPAILIFTAGMILFSQTHHSYTILLAAALIGLGFGAIQSSTQAISVKITPQHRMGLANSTYFAFSDIGMGIGPLMVGFIIPFTGYRGIYMLMAVFAVVCLLLYYLLHGKKAMRSKGVGHF from the coding sequence ATGAATTCAAAAAAATCAAGATTATGGACTAACGATTTTGTAGTCATTTTCGTTGAAAATTTTATAGCTGCTTTAAGTTTTTACTTATTGATGATAGTCATATCTGGATATGCGATGGGTAAATTTAATTCATCACCAGGTGAAGCGGGCTTTTCTGCCAGCATATTCATAATTGGCGGACTTATCGCACGTCTGTTTGTCGGAAAATGGATCGGACAACTCGGTCATAAGAAGACCCTTTACGCGGGAGTTATTTTAAGCTTAATTATGACGCTATTATATTTTAGGATTAATAATATTTTTCTTCTGTTTACTGTCCGCTTTCTTCATGGCATGGGATTTGGCATTACTACTACAGCAACGGCTACAATAGTTGCAAATATTATTCCTATGGAGAGGAAGGGTGAAGGGATTGCCTATTTCGGATTAAGTCAGATACTCGCAACCGCTATCGGCCCCTTTTTAGGTATGTTCATTAGCCAGCACGGCAGTTTCGTCATGATTTTTGCTACATGTGCAGTTGCCTCAGCAATCAGTCTTGTGATTCTGCCATTTTTATCACCCTTACATAAAATGGAATTAACAAAAGAACAGCTTGAGAAAATGAAGGGATTCAAATTTAACAACTTCTTTGAACCCAGTGTAATTCCAATTTCAGTTGTTTGTATGTTTATTTTCAGCTGTTATTCGAGTGTTGTGTCCTTCCTTGAAGTGTATTCCAAGGAAATTCATCTCGTGTATGCAGCCAGCTTCTTTTTCATAGTATATGCCGCAGTAATTTTAGTTTCGAGGCCGATTATTGGTCGACTGTTTGACTCCAAAGGTGAAAATGCAATCATGTACCCGGCAATTCTGATATTTACGGCTGGAATGATATTGTTTAGCCAAACTCATCACAGTTATACAATTTTGTTAGCTGCAGCTTTGATAGGGCTTGGATTTGGAGCTATACAGTCCAGTACTCAGGCCATTTCTGTTAAAATAACTCCACAACACCGTATGGGATTGGCGAATTCAACCTATTTTGCGTTTTCAGACATCGGAATGGGAATTGGGCCTTTGATGGTTGGATTTATCATTCCTTTTACTGGTTACAGAGGAATATACATGCTCATGGCAGTTTTTGCGGTGGTGTGCCTGCTATTGTATTATTTATTACATGGGAAAAAAGCTATGCGCAGCAAAGGTGTTGGACATTTCTAA
- a CDS encoding permease, with protein MISNENNAMNPGISTMLKKYRFAIGLALVIAAIYFTNRSVGTEAFGISVSNTKEMLSLLPPVFILVGLLDVWVPKETIIRDMGEDSGWKGILMALFLGSAAAGPLYVAFPITALLLRKRARLAYILFFLGVWSTTKLPILLYEISYMGLKFTAIHAAVGLPFFLLFSIIIEKVMPEDSRESLYRKAEMELP; from the coding sequence ATGATAAGCAATGAAAACAATGCCATGAACCCCGGAATCTCCACCATGTTGAAGAAGTACAGGTTTGCGATAGGTCTTGCTCTTGTAATTGCAGCCATATATTTTACAAACAGGTCAGTTGGAACAGAAGCCTTTGGCATATCCGTTTCGAATACAAAAGAAATGCTCAGCCTTCTCCCTCCGGTTTTCATCCTTGTGGGGCTGCTGGACGTCTGGGTCCCGAAGGAGACAATCATTCGAGACATGGGAGAAGATTCCGGCTGGAAAGGAATACTTATGGCTCTTTTCCTGGGATCCGCAGCTGCAGGCCCTCTCTATGTCGCTTTCCCTATTACGGCTCTCCTCCTGAGAAAGAGAGCAAGGCTGGCATACATATTGTTTTTCTTGGGAGTCTGGTCCACCACAAAGCTCCCCATCTTACTTTATGAAATCTCATATATGGGACTAAAGTTCACAGCAATCCATGCAGCCGTTGGGCTCCCTTTTTTCCTGTTGTTCTCAATAATAATCGAAAAGGTGATGCCGGAAGATTCCAGAGAATCCCTGTACAGGAAAGCCGAAATGGAGTTGCCCTGA
- a CDS encoding permease: protein MVFSFFKDRKKTKIAILKACKSFSSLLPEVLSIMMFVGISLAILSPETISRLIGAESGPFGIAVALIAGSVTLIPSFVTFPLGAALLKDGAGYAQIAAFVSTLMAVGVMTLPVEIKYFNRYTAVLRNISALLVSIIFTVVIWRLM from the coding sequence TTGGTCTTTTCCTTTTTCAAAGACCGGAAAAAAACGAAAATAGCTATCCTCAAAGCCTGTAAATCCTTCTCATCCCTTCTGCCGGAGGTTCTCTCAATTATGATGTTTGTGGGAATTTCTCTGGCAATCCTGAGCCCGGAAACGATCTCAAGACTGATTGGAGCGGAGTCCGGCCCATTCGGGATTGCAGTTGCCCTGATTGCAGGATCGGTTACCCTTATCCCCAGTTTTGTTACTTTCCCTCTGGGAGCTGCCCTTCTTAAAGATGGGGCAGGGTATGCCCAGATTGCTGCTTTTGTCTCCACTCTTATGGCTGTTGGAGTTATGACCCTTCCTGTGGAAATAAAATATTTCAACAGATACACGGCAGTCCTCAGGAACATCTCGGCACTTCTGGTGTCCATAATTTTTACGGTCGTAATCTGGAGGCTTATGTGA
- a CDS encoding NAD(P)/FAD-dependent oxidoreductase, with the protein MKIVIVGSGLAGLSAGYKLCKSNEIVIFEKDAEIGGMAASYCQDFAGKKYFIEKYYHHIFRSDSELLDMIRELGLEGQMLWLKGKNAYFVDGKNYPMNTPAEISRFKPLSFTDLVKLGLLVLRIKLINDTTSYDRIKAKTWILDTAGQSVYENFFAPLMKSKFGENAENVSAAWLIGRVKIRSDRGKEGEKLGYLRGGFNSLIEALAKEITAKGGRILQNEAVKEIIIKDNTVQGVMANGDFIPCDAVISTVEPRVLDILTKGKLGTLHATLQDIWYQGTACALIGLEKGLMKDGNYWLNIKADVPFGAVIEHTNFMPFEDYGEHLVYVTSYFQDENDALWLKTEDEVLDSYLNGLENMFPDFSRNDIHWTKLFRRMDTAPVYEQGYLEKVLPFAPGPSGLYLAGMFSSTNYPERSMNGSVKAGFEAAKFFTKKEEKCEVCWLD; encoded by the coding sequence ATGAAAATCGTAATAGTAGGAAGTGGGCTCGCAGGACTGTCAGCCGGGTATAAGCTTTGCAAATCGAATGAGATTGTTATTTTTGAAAAAGATGCGGAAATCGGGGGGATGGCTGCAAGTTATTGTCAGGATTTTGCTGGAAAGAAGTACTTTATAGAGAAATATTATCACCACATATTCAGGAGTGATTCGGAACTTCTTGACATGATAAGAGAATTGGGGCTTGAAGGTCAAATGTTGTGGCTTAAGGGAAAAAACGCCTATTTTGTAGACGGTAAAAACTATCCCATGAATACCCCTGCTGAAATTTCAAGGTTTAAACCTCTTTCTTTTACTGATCTGGTAAAACTTGGGCTGCTGGTGCTCAGAATAAAGCTAATAAATGATACGACTTCCTACGACAGAATAAAGGCAAAAACCTGGATTCTTGACACTGCGGGACAATCCGTATACGAAAACTTTTTTGCTCCTCTCATGAAAAGCAAATTCGGTGAAAATGCTGAAAACGTTTCTGCAGCCTGGCTTATAGGGCGTGTGAAAATAAGGTCAGATAGGGGAAAAGAAGGAGAAAAACTGGGGTACCTGAGAGGAGGTTTTAATTCTCTTATAGAAGCTCTGGCAAAGGAAATCACTGCAAAGGGAGGCCGGATCTTACAGAATGAAGCAGTAAAGGAAATCATAATCAAAGACAATACAGTGCAGGGAGTGATGGCAAACGGGGATTTCATACCCTGCGATGCGGTGATTTCAACTGTTGAACCCCGAGTACTGGATATCCTTACGAAAGGCAAACTTGGGACACTTCACGCGACCCTGCAGGATATTTGGTATCAAGGAACTGCGTGTGCCCTCATAGGACTTGAGAAAGGGCTTATGAAAGATGGGAATTACTGGTTGAACATAAAGGCTGACGTGCCTTTTGGAGCCGTAATTGAGCACACCAATTTTATGCCTTTTGAGGACTATGGAGAACACCTCGTTTATGTAACCTCCTATTTCCAGGATGAAAACGATGCTCTCTGGCTGAAGACGGAAGACGAAGTTCTGGATTCTTACCTGAATGGCCTGGAAAATATGTTTCCTGATTTCTCAAGAAACGATATCCACTGGACGAAACTCTTCCGAAGAATGGATACTGCACCTGTATATGAACAGGGGTACCTTGAAAAGGTTCTGCCGTTTGCGCCAGGCCCATCCGGACTTTACCTGGCAGGAATGTTCTCATCAACCAATTATCCGGAAAGAAGCATGAACGGCTCTGTAAAAGCCGGGTTTGAAGCTGCAAAATTCTTCACGAAAAAAGAAGAAAAGTGCGAGGTTTGCTGGCTTGACTGA
- a CDS encoding DUF3303 domain-containing protein, translating to MLFMDVSTWDPSNRDKILEHFKKLEIPEGIDIINQWVDLSGNRYYILYEAESAEAYGAFNLPWSDVCVIDSVPVMEASEFMQLLPKYQKK from the coding sequence ATGTTATTCATGGACGTTAGTACCTGGGACCCTTCGAACCGCGATAAGATCCTTGAGCATTTTAAGAAACTGGAGATTCCAGAAGGAATCGATATCATTAACCAGTGGGTTGACCTTTCCGGAAATCGCTATTACATCCTTTACGAAGCCGAAAGTGCCGAAGCTTATGGAGCTTTCAACTTGCCATGGTCGGATGTTTGCGTAATTGACAGCGTGCCGGTTATGGAAGCTTCCGAATTTATGCAACTTCTGCCCAAATATCAGAAAAAATAA